One region of Marivirga arenosa genomic DNA includes:
- a CDS encoding DUF4296 domain-containing protein, which produces MKNLIYILTILAIVSCSGKEERPKGILSEEKMALILSDIYYAEYKANNINVGPDSAETVLRHYELKIFEDHGTNDSVYKESFKYYLEYPQKLEKVYDIVIDTVSLREQIQNAKK; this is translated from the coding sequence ATGAAAAATCTCATCTATATCCTCACAATATTAGCAATTGTTTCCTGTAGTGGAAAAGAAGAAAGGCCAAAAGGTATATTATCTGAAGAAAAAATGGCTTTAATTCTTTCAGACATCTACTACGCAGAATACAAAGCCAATAATATTAATGTAGGACCTGATTCAGCAGAAACAGTTTTAAGGCATTATGAGTTAAAAATATTCGAAGATCATGGTACTAATGATTCCGTTTACAAGGAAAGTTTTAAATACTATTTAGAATATCCTCAAAAACTAGAAAAGGTTTATGACATTGTAATTGACACCGTAAGTCTTCGAGAGCAAATACAAAACGCAAAAAAATAA
- a CDS encoding DUF58 domain-containing protein, with product MRELFKKLRKYEIKIRKAVNNQMQGDFHSVFKGSGLEFDDVRPYQYGDDVRTIDWNVSAKGHGTFVKTFKEDKEQNVYFLIDVSASQEIGLEGRQKADIAKEIAGVLCISALKEGSQVGMVGYSDQRELYIKPGKGQKHGYYAISKLFKLQPKSLKTSLDKGLSYLLGLVKRRSVIFLISDFVDEGYEHHLKALARKHDLVVIHIKDKLETDLPMLGIVPIKDKETGKTRWVNTSSAEFKKQFQKKNKDHSAELKDICKRNQADYILIDTQEDYTSQLIKLFKIRNLSKKKA from the coding sequence ATGAGGGAGCTATTTAAAAAGCTTCGTAAATATGAAATAAAAATCCGAAAAGCTGTGAATAATCAGATGCAGGGTGATTTTCATTCTGTATTTAAGGGCTCTGGATTAGAATTTGATGATGTACGCCCATATCAGTATGGTGATGATGTAAGAACTATCGACTGGAATGTGTCTGCAAAAGGACATGGAACCTTTGTAAAGACATTTAAAGAAGATAAAGAGCAGAATGTATATTTTTTGATAGATGTGAGTGCTTCTCAAGAAATAGGATTAGAAGGGAGGCAAAAGGCTGATATTGCGAAAGAGATAGCAGGAGTATTGTGTATCTCTGCCTTAAAAGAAGGCAGCCAGGTAGGTATGGTGGGTTATTCTGATCAACGAGAACTTTATATAAAACCAGGTAAAGGACAAAAGCATGGGTATTATGCCATTTCAAAATTGTTCAAACTTCAACCTAAATCTCTAAAAACTAGTCTGGATAAAGGTTTGTCCTATTTGCTTGGTTTAGTAAAAAGAAGAAGTGTTATCTTTTTAATTAGTGATTTTGTGGATGAAGGATACGAGCATCATTTAAAGGCATTGGCTAGAAAGCATGATTTAGTTGTAATTCACATAAAAGATAAATTAGAAACTGATCTGCCTATGTTGGGCATCGTACCCATCAAAGATAAAGAAACTGGCAAGACTAGATGGGTGAATACTTCAAGTGCTGAATTCAAAAAGCAATTTCAAAAGAAAAATAAAGATCATTCGGCTGAGTTGAAGGATATTTGTAAAAGAAATCAGGCCGATTATATCTTAATTGATACTCAAGAAGATTATACTTCACAATTAATTAAATTATTTAAAATCAGAAATTTAAGCAAGAAAAAAGCATGA
- a CDS encoding vWA domain-containing protein, producing MESNSWLSLDWFSPERLKAFEYEFPIAFYAMIALPLVYLLVEWLKARFSPKVPVAFRGEGIGFQFSSILRFIPFILLLFSALLMLLALARPQQTNERVEQWTEGIDIMLVMDISESMKIQDFTPNRLEAAKQVANDFIDGRFQDRIGLTIFSGEAYSLSPLTTDYKMLKNQILDINFKMMEASGTAIGSALAVGTNRMRESDSKSKVLILLSDGDNNAGNIDPETAAKLANAYGIKIYTIAIGKEGKVPYGKDFFGRTRYIENSMDVTGLKNIAEIGEGKFYRATDNKALEEVFNIIDQYEKAEIKETRYKDTKDYYDVYLKWAIVFFLLWMFTKSTYISNILVD from the coding sequence ATGGAAAGTAATAGTTGGTTGAGTTTAGATTGGTTTTCTCCAGAGAGATTAAAGGCTTTTGAATATGAGTTTCCAATTGCTTTTTATGCAATGATCGCTTTGCCGTTAGTCTATTTACTAGTGGAATGGCTAAAGGCTAGATTTAGTCCGAAAGTTCCTGTTGCATTTAGAGGTGAGGGGATAGGATTTCAATTTTCATCTATTCTAAGGTTTATTCCATTTATCTTACTTCTTTTTTCAGCTTTATTAATGCTGTTGGCTCTGGCTCGTCCTCAACAAACCAATGAAAGAGTGGAGCAATGGACAGAAGGTATTGATATTATGTTGGTGATGGATATTTCAGAATCTATGAAAATCCAAGACTTTACACCCAACCGACTTGAAGCAGCTAAACAAGTAGCAAATGACTTTATTGATGGGAGGTTTCAAGATAGGATAGGTTTAACCATTTTTAGTGGAGAGGCTTATTCATTATCCCCGTTAACCACTGATTATAAAATGCTAAAAAATCAGATTTTAGACATCAATTTCAAAATGATGGAAGCATCTGGAACTGCAATTGGAAGTGCTTTAGCAGTTGGAACCAACAGAATGCGTGAGTCTGATTCCAAATCGAAGGTTTTAATACTGTTAAGTGATGGGGATAATAATGCTGGGAATATTGACCCAGAAACAGCTGCTAAATTGGCCAATGCATATGGTATTAAGATTTATACAATTGCTATTGGGAAAGAAGGTAAAGTGCCTTATGGGAAAGATTTCTTTGGTAGAACGCGCTACATTGAAAACTCAATGGATGTAACTGGATTGAAGAATATCGCTGAAATAGGAGAAGGAAAGTTTTATCGAGCAACGGATAATAAAGCTTTGGAAGAAGTTTTCAATATTATCGATCAATATGAGAAAGCTGAGATTAAAGAAACCCGATATAAAGACACTAAAGATTATTATGATGTCTATCTAAAATGGGCTATTGTATTTTTCCTCCTTTGGATGTTTACTAAATCCACATACATTTCAAATATTCTGGTAGATTAA
- a CDS encoding NAD-dependent succinate-semialdehyde dehydrogenase, with protein MSIESKNPFNNETLKTFEEDSEQQIKEKISRSQKAYKFWKEENFTHKKELMLKTAVLLRDRKEKYAQLMTSEMGKAKKEAISEIEKCALACEYYANNAEDFLADQALEVPNGQAYVAHDPIGIVLAVMPWNFPFWQVFRFAAPNLMAGNVGLLKHASNVPQCALAIQEVFEDAGFPKGCFQTLMISSSKVNMVLDDDRVKAATLTGSELAGSKVAERAGKNLKKTVLELGGSDPFIVLKDADIENAAKTGAKARMINNGQSCIAAKRFILEESIADKFLKIFQEELEKLKIGNPEDEDIDYGPMAREDLAKELEEQVQKSVEKGAKILIGGKRDKAFFEPTILTNVKAGMPAYEEELFGPVAVILIAKDENDAVKLANDSRFGLGGSLWTKDIEKAKKLVRKIDSGAVYINKLMASHPAVPFGGVKMSGYGRELSEAGIKEFINQKTIWID; from the coding sequence ATGTCTATTGAAAGCAAGAACCCATTCAATAACGAAACATTAAAAACATTTGAAGAAGATTCTGAGCAACAGATTAAAGAAAAAATAAGCAGAAGTCAAAAAGCTTATAAGTTTTGGAAAGAAGAAAACTTTACTCATAAAAAAGAATTGATGCTGAAAACCGCAGTATTACTGCGTGACAGAAAAGAAAAATATGCCCAATTAATGACCTCTGAAATGGGTAAAGCTAAAAAGGAAGCCATTTCTGAAATTGAAAAATGTGCTTTAGCTTGTGAATATTATGCCAATAATGCAGAAGATTTTCTTGCAGACCAAGCGCTTGAGGTTCCAAATGGACAAGCTTACGTTGCCCACGATCCAATCGGGATTGTTTTAGCAGTGATGCCATGGAATTTCCCATTTTGGCAGGTGTTCCGATTTGCAGCGCCTAATCTTATGGCAGGAAATGTAGGTTTGCTTAAGCATGCTTCAAATGTACCACAATGTGCATTAGCCATTCAGGAAGTATTTGAAGATGCCGGCTTCCCAAAAGGCTGCTTTCAGACTCTAATGATTTCATCCTCAAAAGTTAATATGGTTTTAGATGATGACAGAGTGAAAGCCGCTACTTTAACAGGTAGTGAGTTGGCAGGAAGTAAAGTGGCTGAAAGAGCAGGGAAAAATCTTAAGAAGACAGTTTTAGAACTAGGAGGAAGTGATCCTTTCATAGTTTTAAAAGATGCTGACATTGAAAATGCTGCCAAAACCGGAGCAAAAGCAAGGATGATTAATAATGGTCAGAGTTGTATAGCGGCAAAGCGATTTATCTTGGAGGAAAGTATAGCGGATAAATTCTTAAAAATTTTTCAAGAAGAATTAGAAAAACTTAAGATTGGTAATCCAGAGGATGAGGATATTGATTATGGACCCATGGCTCGAGAAGATTTAGCAAAAGAGCTAGAAGAGCAAGTTCAAAAATCTGTAGAAAAAGGAGCTAAAATTTTAATAGGTGGAAAACGAGATAAAGCATTCTTTGAACCTACCATATTAACCAATGTGAAAGCAGGCATGCCTGCTTATGAAGAAGAACTTTTTGGACCAGTAGCTGTAATCTTAATTGCTAAAGATGAAAATGATGCAGTTAAATTAGCAAATGATTCTAGGTTTGGACTTGGCGGATCGCTATGGACTAAGGATATTGAAAAAGCTAAAAAGCTAGTTAGAAAAATAGATAGCGGAGCTGTTTACATTAATAAATTAATGGCTTCTCACCCTGCAGTTCCTTTCGGAGGTGTGAAAATGAGTGGCTATGGCAGAGAATTATCAGAAGCTGGGATAAAAGAATTCATAAATCAAAAAACCATTTGGATTGATTGA
- a CDS encoding EI24 domain-containing protein, protein MKRFFTEFSQSTLAYYEAFQFVRKHKLKGFIFGSAFFNLFAFIFVGVIAWIYTGKLIDIIYQSFNFPPDWKEWVSFISILIAIFIRLLLISLYINIYKYVILVIFAPVLAILSERTQNILNQQKKSINLVRLVSEIGRGMLMAMILFGINIVLYLILILLSISIPFLSPFIAIAIFLVESYFFGASMLDYRNEYFQLSVKESLIKIFKHKGLVLGNGLALNLFILIPIVGVLFAPSFALIAAGIHSNKCIQ, encoded by the coding sequence ATGAAAAGATTCTTCACGGAATTTAGTCAATCTACATTAGCCTATTATGAAGCCTTTCAGTTTGTGCGTAAGCATAAGTTGAAAGGCTTTATTTTTGGGTCTGCATTCTTCAATTTATTTGCCTTTATATTCGTTGGCGTAATTGCCTGGATATACACAGGCAAGCTCATTGACATTATTTATCAAAGCTTTAATTTTCCACCTGATTGGAAAGAATGGGTTAGTTTTATCTCAATTCTTATTGCAATATTCATCCGTTTATTGCTGATTTCCTTATATATCAATATTTACAAATATGTAATTCTCGTCATATTTGCTCCCGTACTTGCCATTCTATCGGAAAGAACTCAAAATATTCTTAACCAGCAAAAAAAATCAATAAACCTTGTTCGTTTAGTATCTGAAATTGGAAGAGGGATGCTGATGGCCATGATACTTTTCGGTATAAATATCGTTTTATACCTTATTCTGATACTTTTAAGCATTTCAATTCCATTTTTATCACCTTTTATAGCTATCGCAATTTTTTTGGTGGAAAGTTATTTCTTTGGAGCTTCAATGCTCGATTACAGAAATGAATATTTTCAATTATCAGTGAAAGAAAGTCTAATTAAAATTTTTAAGCATAAAGGACTGGTTTTAGGTAACGGTTTGGCTTTAAATCTGTTTATACTAATACCTATTGTAGGTGTTTTATTTGCTCCATCCTTTGCACTAATAGCTGCTGGGATTCATTCAAATAAATGCATACAATAA
- a CDS encoding rhodanese-like domain-containing protein gives MKNLIYAFASLLFMVSCSQGTAQENMTVSELNKVEFNNDDDKVVLDVRTPEEYAEGNIEGSQNIDFLKTDYFTSSIEGLDKNKTYYVICRSGGRSARASDQMRAAGFKNVVNVTGGMLAWQAANLPVKK, from the coding sequence ATGAAAAATTTAATATACGCATTCGCTTCTCTCCTATTTATGGTGTCTTGTTCACAGGGAACAGCTCAGGAGAATATGACTGTATCTGAACTTAATAAAGTAGAGTTTAATAATGATGATGATAAAGTAGTATTAGATGTTCGTACTCCTGAAGAATATGCAGAAGGGAATATCGAAGGAAGTCAAAATATCGACTTCTTAAAAACAGACTATTTTACTTCTTCAATTGAAGGGCTTGATAAAAACAAAACCTATTATGTGATTTGTAGATCAGGTGGAAGAAGTGCAAGAGCATCTGATCAAATGAGAGCTGCAGGATTTAAAAATGTAGTGAATGTTACTGGAGGTATGTTAGCATGGCAAGCAGCTAATTTACCCGTTAAAAAATGA
- the murA gene encoding UDP-N-acetylglucosamine 1-carboxyvinyltransferase, which produces MASFKITGGQKLSGEIHPQGAKNEALQILCAVLLTPETVTIHKVPNIVDVNKLIDLLNDLGVEINKIGEESYEFTAKNVNLDFFGTAEYTKKAASLRGSIMLLGPLLARFGKAMIPKPGGDKIGRRRLDTHFIGFQKLGAKFLFESEKNYYHIDASHLEGTYIHLDEASVTGTANIIMAASMAKGKTTIYNAACEPYIQQLCKMLERMGAKIQGIGSNLLHIEGVGSLKGTEHTMLPDMIEIGSFIGLAAMTQSEITIKNAGIEHLGIIPDTFKRLGIQMEFRGDDIYIPAQQHYEIETFIDGSIMTIADAIWPGFTPDLLSIVLVVATQAKGTVLVHQKMFESRLFFTDKLIDMGAQIILCDPHRATVIGLDRQINLRGISMTSPDIRAGVSLLIAALSADGESTIHNVEQIDRGYQNIDERLNALGAKIERVE; this is translated from the coding sequence ATGGCATCATTTAAAATTACTGGAGGTCAAAAACTTTCCGGTGAAATTCATCCACAAGGTGCAAAAAATGAAGCTTTACAGATTCTTTGCGCAGTACTGTTAACACCTGAAACGGTCACTATTCATAAGGTACCTAATATAGTAGATGTCAATAAACTCATTGACTTGCTGAATGATTTAGGAGTTGAAATCAATAAAATTGGTGAAGAAAGCTATGAGTTTACGGCTAAGAACGTAAACCTTGACTTTTTCGGAACAGCTGAATACACAAAAAAGGCTGCATCCTTAAGAGGTTCTATTATGCTATTAGGTCCTCTTTTAGCTAGATTTGGAAAAGCAATGATTCCTAAGCCTGGAGGCGATAAAATTGGTAGAAGAAGATTAGATACACACTTTATTGGTTTCCAAAAGCTTGGAGCTAAGTTTTTATTTGAGTCTGAAAAAAATTATTACCACATTGACGCTTCTCATCTTGAAGGGACTTACATTCATTTGGATGAAGCTTCGGTAACGGGAACTGCTAATATTATTATGGCAGCCTCTATGGCAAAAGGTAAAACCACCATATATAATGCTGCATGTGAACCTTATATCCAGCAACTATGTAAAATGCTGGAAAGAATGGGGGCTAAAATTCAAGGTATAGGGTCTAATCTTCTTCATATTGAAGGAGTTGGAAGTTTAAAAGGTACTGAGCACACTATGCTTCCTGATATGATTGAAATCGGAAGTTTCATTGGCTTAGCTGCTATGACTCAATCTGAAATTACGATCAAAAATGCGGGAATTGAGCATCTTGGTATTATACCTGATACTTTCAAAAGATTAGGGATTCAAATGGAATTCAGAGGTGATGATATATACATTCCTGCTCAGCAGCACTATGAAATAGAAACCTTCATTGATGGTTCAATTATGACCATAGCTGATGCGATCTGGCCAGGTTTTACTCCTGACTTATTAAGTATTGTTTTGGTGGTAGCAACTCAAGCAAAAGGAACAGTTCTTGTGCATCAGAAAATGTTTGAAAGTAGATTATTTTTTACTGATAAGCTTATTGATATGGGGGCGCAAATCATTTTGTGTGATCCACATAGAGCTACAGTTATAGGTTTAGATAGACAAATCAATTTAAGAGGTATATCTATGACTTCGCCTGATATCAGAGCTGGAGTATCCCTTTTAATTGCTGCATTATCAGCTGATGGTGAAAGCACTATACACAATGTGGAACAAATTGATAGAGGCTATCAGAATATTGATGAAAGATTAAATGCATTAGGTGCTAAGATTGAAAGGGTAGAATAA
- a CDS encoding DUF4290 domain-containing protein, whose protein sequence is MLEYNTQRPEMKLKEYGRNVQMLVKHLRTVEDKETRNKMAYTVVDLIKQLSSGPKDHNNENMQKYWDDLYIMSDFNLDVDSPYPMPEKEVLGKKPQAVKYATDEVKFKHYGRNIELLVEKAISIEDPEEKQAAVYYIGRLMKTFYTTWNRDNVTEEAIVDNIKQLSGGKLTVDIEHVKATNGFDTIYKDNRPRNNNKGKRTSKGSNQKRRRN, encoded by the coding sequence ATGTTAGAGTATAACACCCAAAGACCTGAAATGAAATTAAAAGAATATGGACGAAATGTCCAAATGTTGGTCAAGCATTTAAGAACAGTTGAAGACAAGGAGACTCGTAATAAAATGGCTTATACTGTTGTTGATTTGATTAAACAACTAAGTAGTGGGCCAAAAGATCATAATAATGAAAACATGCAGAAATACTGGGATGATTTATATATCATGTCAGATTTCAATTTAGATGTAGATAGCCCTTATCCAATGCCTGAAAAGGAAGTGTTAGGGAAAAAACCACAAGCAGTTAAATATGCTACTGATGAAGTAAAGTTTAAACATTATGGACGTAATATTGAATTGTTAGTTGAGAAAGCAATCAGCATTGAAGATCCTGAAGAAAAACAAGCTGCCGTTTATTATATCGGTAGATTGATGAAAACTTTCTATACTACTTGGAATAGAGATAATGTTACTGAAGAAGCTATTGTAGATAATATAAAGCAATTATCAGGTGGTAAACTTACTGTAGATATTGAGCATGTTAAGGCTACTAATGGTTTTGATACTATCTATAAAGACAACAGACCAAGAAATAACAACAAAGGAAAAAGAACAAGTAAAGGAAGTAACCAAAAAAGAAGAAGAAATTAA
- a CDS encoding M1 family metallopeptidase: MKLKFLGLVMAMLLTSLFAFGQTSERWQQAINYEMEIDMDVESHQFDGKQKATYTNNSPDQLNKVFYHLYFNAFQPNSMMDVRSRTIKDPDRRVMDRISKLSEDEIGYQKIKSLKQDGKDVKYEVVGTILEVDLNEPIEPGETVEFDMEFEGQVPVQIRRSGRDNAEGVSYSMAQWYPRMSEYDYQGWHSNPYIGREFHGIWGDFDVKITIDEDYVLGGTGYIQNPEEVGHGYQKNGTEGGKGKKGKLTWHFKAPKVIDFMWAADPDFKHTKAQVPNGPELHFLYQENDKTKENWEKLPEYTVKAFEYMNKTFGKYPYDQFSVIQGGDGGMEYPMSTLITGERSLGSLVGVTVHEMFHSWYQGVLATNESLYEWMDEGFTSFGSAETMNVIMEQGQENPQAGNYRGYLALAESGIEEPMSTHADHYMTNFAYGRAAYSKGATFLGQLRYIIGEETFYPAMRTYFNTWKFKHPNDNDFIRIMEKASGLELDWYKEYWVYSTKQIDYGIESVMEKEGKSFVTLKKVGNMPMPLEVSVSYNDGSSEVIYIPLRIMRGEKSFGDDVNVNIKADWPWVYPTYTFELNKPASEIKSMVIDENEGMADVDRSNNVFDAEKHLKATFE; the protein is encoded by the coding sequence ATGAAATTAAAATTCTTAGGATTAGTAATGGCTATGTTGCTTACTTCATTATTTGCTTTTGGACAAACAAGTGAAAGATGGCAACAGGCTATCAATTATGAGATGGAAATTGATATGGATGTAGAATCACATCAATTTGATGGGAAGCAAAAAGCTACCTATACCAATAATTCTCCTGATCAATTAAATAAAGTATTTTATCATTTATATTTCAATGCATTCCAGCCTAACAGCATGATGGATGTTCGTTCAAGAACAATCAAAGATCCAGATAGAAGAGTAATGGATAGAATTAGTAAGTTAAGTGAAGATGAGATTGGATATCAAAAAATCAAAAGCTTAAAGCAAGATGGCAAAGATGTGAAGTATGAAGTAGTAGGAACCATTCTTGAAGTGGATTTAAATGAACCTATCGAGCCAGGTGAAACAGTTGAATTTGATATGGAGTTTGAAGGTCAGGTTCCAGTTCAAATCAGAAGATCAGGTAGAGATAATGCTGAAGGCGTAAGCTATTCTATGGCGCAATGGTATCCCAGAATGTCTGAATATGACTATCAGGGATGGCATTCTAATCCTTATATAGGAAGAGAATTTCATGGTATTTGGGGTGATTTTGATGTGAAAATCACTATTGATGAAGATTATGTTTTAGGTGGAACTGGTTATATTCAAAACCCAGAAGAAGTAGGTCATGGTTACCAAAAAAATGGAACTGAAGGAGGTAAAGGAAAGAAAGGGAAATTAACATGGCACTTCAAAGCACCTAAAGTAATTGATTTTATGTGGGCTGCTGATCCTGATTTTAAACATACTAAAGCTCAGGTTCCTAACGGTCCTGAATTACATTTCTTATATCAAGAGAATGACAAGACTAAAGAAAACTGGGAAAAGTTACCTGAGTATACTGTTAAGGCTTTTGAATATATGAATAAAACATTTGGTAAATATCCGTATGATCAGTTCTCTGTTATCCAAGGGGGTGATGGTGGTATGGAATACCCAATGTCTACTTTAATCACAGGTGAAAGAAGTTTAGGAAGTCTTGTTGGTGTAACGGTTCATGAGATGTTCCACAGTTGGTACCAAGGAGTTTTAGCAACTAACGAGTCATTATATGAATGGATGGATGAAGGATTTACTTCATTTGGTTCTGCGGAAACTATGAATGTGATCATGGAGCAGGGACAAGAAAATCCTCAAGCTGGAAATTATAGAGGTTATTTAGCTTTAGCTGAAAGTGGAATTGAAGAACCAATGAGTACGCATGCTGATCATTATATGACAAACTTTGCCTATGGTAGAGCTGCCTATTCTAAAGGGGCTACATTCTTAGGTCAGTTAAGATATATAATAGGAGAGGAGACCTTTTATCCTGCTATGAGAACTTATTTTAATACTTGGAAATTCAAGCATCCTAATGATAATGATTTCATCAGAATCATGGAAAAAGCTTCAGGTTTAGAATTAGATTGGTATAAGGAATACTGGGTTTATTCAACTAAGCAAATTGATTATGGCATTGAGTCAGTAATGGAAAAAGAGGGTAAATCTTTTGTTACTTTAAAGAAAGTAGGGAATATGCCAATGCCTTTAGAGGTTTCAGTTTCTTATAATGATGGAAGTAGTGAAGTAATTTATATTCCATTAAGAATTATGAGAGGTGAGAAATCATTTGGAGATGATGTTAATGTAAATATCAAAGCTGATTGGCCATGGGTTTATCCAACTTATACATTTGAATTAAACAAGCCTGCTTCTGAAATCAAATCAATGGTAATTGATGAGAATGAAGGTATGGCAGATGTTGACAGATCAAATAATGTTTTTGATGCTGAGAAGCACTTGAAGGCTACTTTTGAGTAG
- a CDS encoding MFS transporter translates to MEKQTTSSIQWKQMISLLGLYASVIIGWIAYHRYQPALLDTFNMNDFEPILIWGQAIILILTPPLAGYLGDKYRHKLGNRLRIVTLGVSFAAMIFMTVAFTLIVNPPRSFVLYALPVLVILWLFAMSLFTSPAISTIEMFTPTTKLPITVAALTITSDLLYSLEPVIVDIIDFLGGAATFAVGGIIVSISGYLLRKYSLEITDKGEEKRPDELKPKTQMWKVILLGVGMGLFSGFIIEVFPNYLDKLESVVGISGQWISSLVLVLTAIFSVIISRKITDHNIVKLLAIGLVFAGLSTIGIFTISDNQLILAVLIIFALFYAMVNVTALPLALQNTSVKEKVFGVGVFFCGFEIPNSVIDVLLI, encoded by the coding sequence ATGGAAAAACAAACTACATCATCTATCCAATGGAAGCAAATGATATCTCTTTTAGGTCTTTATGCTTCCGTTATTATAGGTTGGATAGCCTATCACAGATATCAGCCTGCTTTATTAGATACATTTAATATGAATGATTTTGAACCTATTTTAATATGGGGACAAGCTATTATTCTAATATTAACCCCACCATTAGCAGGTTATTTAGGAGATAAATACAGACATAAATTAGGCAATAGGTTGAGGATTGTAACATTAGGTGTAAGTTTCGCAGCTATGATTTTTATGACCGTAGCTTTTACCTTAATTGTAAATCCACCAAGATCATTTGTTTTATATGCTTTGCCTGTTTTAGTGATCTTATGGTTATTTGCCATGAGCTTATTTACAAGCCCAGCAATTTCTACTATTGAAATGTTTACACCTACTACAAAGTTACCCATTACGGTTGCTGCTTTAACGATTACCTCTGATTTACTATATTCACTTGAACCTGTTATTGTCGATATAATTGATTTCTTAGGTGGAGCAGCCACTTTTGCAGTGGGAGGTATCATTGTATCCATTTCGGGTTATCTACTGAGGAAATATTCTTTAGAAATAACAGATAAAGGAGAAGAAAAAAGGCCAGATGAGCTTAAACCTAAGACTCAAATGTGGAAAGTGATTTTACTAGGTGTAGGGATGGGCTTATTTTCTGGTTTTATAATTGAAGTTTTTCCAAATTATTTAGATAAGCTTGAATCAGTAGTAGGAATTAGTGGTCAGTGGATTTCAAGTTTAGTATTAGTATTAACAGCCATATTTTCAGTCATCATTAGTAGAAAGATTACAGACCATAATATTGTAAAGCTATTAGCGATAGGTTTAGTATTCGCAGGTTTAAGCACTATCGGAATATTTACTATATCTGATAATCAATTAATATTGGCAGTGCTTATAATATTTGCACTATTTTATGCTATGGTTAATGTAACAGCTTTGCCCTTGGCATTGCAAAATACTAGTGTTAAAGAAAAAGTTTTTGGAGTAGGAGTATTCTTTTGTGGTTTTGAGATTCCAAATAGTGTAATAGATGTTTTACTTATTTAG
- the paaD gene encoding 1,2-phenylacetyl-CoA epoxidase subunit PaaD encodes MTITEDKILELLKEVKDPEIPVISLVDLGVITGIKIDGDHVTVNMTPTFIGCPAMDYMKNDVIEVLNKHDITNHTVNLNLDTTWSSDMISDEGKRALKKFGLAPPPVHNNVIEDLDIIEHAECPNCDSTNTTLKSPFGPTLCRSLHHCNNCGEAFESFKPI; translated from the coding sequence ATGACTATAACTGAGGATAAAATATTAGAGTTACTGAAAGAGGTGAAGGATCCAGAAATCCCTGTTATTTCATTAGTTGATTTAGGCGTAATTACAGGAATAAAGATTGATGGAGATCATGTAACCGTAAATATGACTCCCACTTTTATTGGATGTCCTGCTATGGATTATATGAAAAACGATGTGATTGAGGTATTAAATAAGCACGATATCACAAATCATACGGTTAATCTTAATTTGGATACTACTTGGAGTTCGGATATGATTTCGGATGAAGGCAAAAGAGCTCTTAAAAAGTTTGGTTTAGCGCCACCTCCAGTACACAATAATGTAATTGAGGATTTAGATATTATCGAACATGCTGAGTGTCCTAATTGTGATAGTACTAATACTACTTTAAAATCACCTTTTGGCCCAACTTTATGTCGATCTCTACATCATTGTAACAATTGTGGAGAAGCATTTGAAAGTTTCAAACCCATATAA